In one Lachnospiraceae bacterium GAM79 genomic region, the following are encoded:
- a CDS encoding LCP family protein yields the protein MEDLFDEKLLEAIRLAEALQDGQSEEKESEGKKTEVKQDTESSGPVSRQEEQAADLAPQTGEEAVDLLIKEIVQEAQDEIAAEGILTEDIKKNFFQKKAENQNETSVREKTQNQKRDIEKSTDEDLYVRAREHKRMGPKKLRDPWSLKKKIIVGTFVAILVLVGIPTAILAWMINQGKKQLAANAASEIISFHEDGSHSTAVTYNGKNYVYNKDIISILVFGVDNSEYQAPKEDSSGDLNLYGEETTEETDTRDRDDELTYSDANGSEYVRYGGRVDMCFLFVFNKKTGKLDVIDINRDSMTDVDICTTKGEVALTDTMQVGLAYGYADDGTISCQNFTKTISEMLYDLPIHGYIALDMEGIADINDAVKGVTLYAKDTVSENVFAKDTVTLEDEDAYKYVEKMATRVETLGEHANRMARQEQYLTLWIERFLQLYGDSRKEAKLVYEAAKPYMQTNLDRNDILYLYYRMHGIDLNVAESDVIDLPGRYERNTYFDEYKLDQEALVDLLIRVFYTEKE from the coding sequence ATGGAAGATTTATTTGACGAGAAGCTGTTAGAAGCGATCCGGCTTGCAGAAGCATTGCAGGATGGACAGTCAGAAGAAAAAGAGTCAGAAGGAAAAAAGACAGAAGTAAAACAGGATACCGAAAGCAGCGGTCCGGTCAGCCGGCAGGAAGAGCAGGCGGCTGACCTGGCTCCTCAGACGGGTGAAGAAGCTGTTGATCTGTTGATCAAAGAGATCGTACAGGAAGCGCAGGATGAGATTGCAGCGGAAGGAATCCTAACCGAAGATATAAAAAAGAATTTTTTTCAAAAGAAAGCGGAAAATCAGAACGAAACTTCGGTCAGAGAAAAAACTCAGAATCAAAAAAGAGATATTGAGAAAAGTACAGATGAGGATCTGTATGTACGTGCGCGGGAACATAAGCGAATGGGGCCGAAAAAGCTGCGTGATCCGTGGAGCCTGAAGAAGAAAATAATTGTTGGCACATTTGTGGCGATCCTTGTTCTGGTCGGAATACCGACAGCTATTCTGGCTTGGATGATAAATCAGGGAAAGAAACAGCTGGCAGCAAATGCAGCATCGGAGATCATTAGTTTTCATGAGGATGGTTCGCATTCTACTGCGGTAACCTATAATGGAAAAAATTATGTATATAATAAAGACATTATATCGATCCTTGTATTTGGCGTAGATAACAGTGAGTATCAGGCACCAAAAGAGGATTCTTCCGGTGACCTGAATCTGTATGGGGAAGAGACAACGGAAGAAACCGATACCAGAGACAGGGATGATGAATTGACATATTCCGATGCAAATGGATCGGAATATGTACGATATGGTGGAAGGGTTGATATGTGTTTCCTGTTTGTATTTAATAAAAAGACAGGAAAACTGGATGTGATCGATATTAACCGGGACAGCATGACGGATGTCGATATCTGTACAACGAAGGGCGAGGTCGCGCTGACTGATACGATGCAGGTGGGGCTTGCCTATGGATATGCAGATGACGGGACGATAAGCTGTCAGAATTTCACAAAGACGATTTCAGAGATGCTCTACGATCTTCCGATCCATGGTTATATCGCACTTGATATGGAAGGGATTGCGGATATCAATGACGCGGTAAAAGGTGTTACCTTATATGCCAAAGATACGGTGAGTGAAAATGTATTTGCCAAGGATACAGTGACGCTTGAAGATGAGGATGCATATAAGTATGTAGAGAAGATGGCGACCAGAGTGGAGACTCTTGGGGAACATGCAAACCGGATGGCAAGACAGGAACAGTATCTTACTTTATGGATTGAGCGTTTCCTGCAGCTTTATGGAGATAGCAGGAAAGAAGCAAAGCTTGTATATGAAGCGGCAAAACCATATATGCAGACAAATCTGGATCGAAATGATATCCTGTATTTATATTACCGGATGCATGGTATTGATCTGAATGTGGCGGAGTCGGATGTGATAGATCTTCCGGGTAGATACGAGAGAAATACATATTTTGATGAATATAAATTGGATCAGGAAGCGTTGGTTGATTTATTGATCCGGGTATTTTATACAGAAAAAGAATAA
- a CDS encoding serine hydroxymethyltransferase — translation MFGFDEITKVDPEVAAAMTDELNRQNNNLELIASENIVSKAVMAAMGSHLTNKYAEGYPGKRYYGGCQYVDVVEDLARERAKKLFGCEYVNVQPHSGAQANMAVFFAILNPGDTFMGMNLDHGGHLTHGSPVNMSGKYFHCVPYGVNDDGFIDYDKVLEIAKECKPKLIVAGASAYARAIDFKRFREIADEVGAYLMVDMAHIAGLVAAGLHMSPIPYAHVTTTTTHKTLRGPRGGMIMCSNEINEKFNFNKAVFPGIQGGPLMHVIAGKAVCLKEALQPEYKEYQAQVVKNAAALASALMARGFNIVSGGTDNHLMLVDLQNLGRTGKEVEKLLDEVHITVNKNTVPNDPKSPFVTSGIRIGTPAVTTRGANEADMETIAEAIKAAVIDDDKARAEALVKSIVEKYPLYA, via the coding sequence ATGTTTGGATTTGATGAAATTACAAAAGTGGATCCGGAAGTTGCGGCGGCAATGACGGATGAACTGAACAGACAGAATAACAATCTGGAGCTGATCGCATCAGAGAATATCGTATCAAAGGCAGTTATGGCAGCTATGGGAAGCCATCTGACAAACAAATATGCGGAAGGTTATCCCGGAAAAAGATATTATGGTGGATGCCAGTATGTAGACGTAGTGGAAGATCTTGCCAGAGAGCGTGCAAAAAAATTATTTGGATGTGAATATGTAAATGTTCAGCCACATTCCGGAGCACAGGCGAATATGGCAGTATTTTTCGCTATTTTAAATCCCGGCGATACGTTTATGGGAATGAATCTGGATCACGGCGGACATCTGACACATGGTTCACCTGTAAATATGTCCGGTAAATATTTTCATTGCGTACCTTATGGTGTAAATGATGATGGATTTATAGATTATGACAAGGTTCTTGAGATCGCAAAGGAATGCAAGCCAAAGCTGATCGTAGCAGGTGCATCAGCATATGCAAGAGCAATCGATTTCAAGAGATTCCGTGAGATCGCAGATGAGGTTGGTGCATATCTGATGGTAGATATGGCACATATCGCAGGTCTTGTAGCAGCAGGACTTCATATGAGCCCGATTCCATATGCACATGTTACAACAACTACTACACATAAGACACTTCGCGGACCTAGAGGTGGTATGATCATGTGCAGCAACGAGATCAATGAGAAATTCAACTTCAATAAGGCAGTATTCCCTGGTATCCAGGGTGGACCTCTGATGCATGTCATCGCAGGTAAGGCAGTATGTTTAAAGGAAGCATTACAGCCGGAATATAAGGAGTATCAGGCACAGGTTGTAAAGAATGCAGCAGCACTCGCCTCTGCATTAATGGCAAGAGGCTTCAATATCGTATCAGGCGGAACAGATAACCACCTTATGCTGGTAGATCTTCAGAATCTGGGCCGTACCGGTAAAGAAGTGGAGAAGCTTTTGGATGAGGTTCATATCACTGTAAATAAGAACACAGTACCAAATGATCCAAAATCTCCGTTTGTAACAAGCGGTATCCGTATCGGAACACCTGCAGTTACAACCAGAGGGGCAAATGAAGCCGATATGGAGACAATTGCTGAGGCGATCAAGGCAGCAGTGATTGATGATGATAAGGCAAGAGCAGAAGCCCTTGTTAAGAGTATTGTAGAGAAATATCCACTGTATGCATAA
- the rpsT gene encoding 30S ribosomal protein S20: MANIKSAKKRIEVIDKKTLRNKMIKSKVKTVIKKVEAAIAAGDKEAAQANLLVAISEIDKAASKGVYHKNNASRKVSRLTAAVNKMA; the protein is encoded by the coding sequence TTGGCTAACATCAAATCTGCAAAGAAAAGAATTGAAGTAATTGACAAGAAGACTTTAAGAAACAAGATGATCAAGTCTAAGGTTAAGACAGTTATCAAAAAGGTAGAAGCTGCTATCGCTGCTGGTGACAAAGAAGCTGCTCAGGCAAATCTTCTGGTTGCTATCTCAGAGATCGACAAGGCTGCTTCAAAGGGCGTTTACCACAAGAACAATGCTTCTCGTAAAGTATCACGTCTTACAGCTGCTGTCAACAAGATGGCTTAA
- the holA gene encoding DNA polymerase III subunit delta, producing the protein MAAGKKQNDKDAMAVINEHIKNESYAPVYLLYGDETYLVNQYRDKLLSAVTDRDDNMNFAKFAGEKTDPMEIIGFCETMPFFADRRVVLAEGTGLFKKSCEEFAERIKELPDTSLILFVESEVDKRNKLYKTVDKLGEALCFETPNEKTLAVWVKGMFKGEGKQITDDAIRSLIEHTGSDMNSIKNEIDKLISYTVDREAVTASDVENLCVGNSEGHIFEMIDAISRKQQDRAIHLYHELLENREPAMRILFLIARQYDLLLKTKMCLAENKNYADTASVLGVPSWSVKKYAEQCRNYSEQELKKIMEACQDTDYKLKTSQASDVVAVEVLLISLSR; encoded by the coding sequence ATGGCAGCAGGAAAAAAGCAGAACGATAAGGATGCAATGGCGGTTATAAATGAGCATATAAAAAACGAAAGCTATGCTCCGGTATATCTGTTATATGGGGACGAAACATATCTCGTGAACCAGTACAGAGATAAATTGCTTTCGGCGGTAACAGACCGTGACGACAATATGAACTTTGCAAAGTTTGCAGGCGAGAAGACAGATCCGATGGAGATCATAGGCTTCTGTGAAACAATGCCATTCTTCGCTGATCGGCGTGTGGTGCTGGCAGAAGGGACCGGATTGTTTAAAAAGAGCTGTGAGGAATTTGCGGAGCGGATCAAAGAGCTGCCGGATACTTCGCTGATCCTGTTTGTTGAGTCAGAAGTTGATAAGAGAAATAAATTATATAAAACCGTTGATAAGCTGGGAGAAGCCCTGTGCTTTGAAACTCCAAATGAGAAGACTCTGGCTGTATGGGTTAAAGGAATGTTCAAAGGCGAAGGAAAACAGATAACCGATGATGCAATCCGTTCGCTGATCGAGCATACCGGATCGGATATGAATTCGATCAAGAATGAGATTGATAAACTGATAAGCTATACAGTGGACAGAGAGGCTGTAACGGCATCCGATGTCGAGAATCTCTGCGTGGGGAATTCGGAAGGACATATCTTTGAGATGATTGATGCAATCTCCAGAAAACAGCAGGATCGAGCAATCCATCTGTACCATGAGTTGCTTGAAAACCGGGAACCGGCGATGCGGATTTTGTTTTTGATAGCGAGACAGTACGATCTGTTGTTAAAGACTAAGATGTGTCTTGCAGAGAATAAGAATTATGCAGATACGGCATCTGTACTTGGGGTTCCGTCCTGGTCGGTGAAGAAATATGCGGAACAGTGCCGGAATTATTCGGAACAGGAATTAAAGAAGATCATGGAAGCCTGTCAGGATACTGACTATAAATTAAAGACGAGTCAGGCATCGGATGTAGTGGCAGTGGAAGTGCTGTTAATATCATTGAGTCGGTAG
- a CDS encoding VOC family protein — translation MQIEHVAMYVEDLEKTKDFFIKYFDAKAGERYYNPQTEFQSYFLSFDGGARLEIMQKPRVSNLRKELARIGLIHVAFSVGSREKVDELTKRLQEDGYKVISGPRVTGDGYYESCIFDVEDNQIEITI, via the coding sequence ATGCAGATAGAACATGTTGCTATGTATGTAGAAGATCTGGAAAAGACAAAAGATTTTTTTATAAAATATTTCGATGCAAAAGCCGGTGAGCGTTATTATAATCCACAAACAGAGTTTCAGTCTTATTTCTTAAGCTTTGATGGTGGAGCAAGACTTGAGATCATGCAAAAGCCAAGGGTGTCAAATCTGAGAAAGGAACTGGCAAGGATCGGTCTTATTCATGTGGCTTTTTCGGTTGGAAGCAGAGAGAAAGTCGATGAACTTACCAAGAGACTTCAGGAGGACGGATATAAAGTCATCAGTGGACCGCGGGTGACGGGGGACGGATATTATGAGAGCTGCATTTTTGATGTAGAGGATAACCAGATCGAGATTACGATCTAA
- a CDS encoding helix-turn-helix domain-containing protein — MDQISIGRFIAAERKRKGCTQKQLAEKLNISDKTVSKWECGKGFPEVSLLLPLCKELDITVNELLSGARVSEEEYQKKAEENMVNMIKEREENKKKLIPTIITGLIATISFITLIMVVAVYTEVIAVPVKILLVVIACVIFGCGLMVAMEGERTIGYYKCRHCNELFVPTFGAYTMGMHMISTRYLKCPKCGTKTWCKKVLAKENRNMM, encoded by the coding sequence ATGGATCAGATCAGTATAGGCAGGTTTATTGCAGCAGAAAGAAAAAGAAAAGGTTGTACACAGAAGCAACTTGCAGAAAAACTGAATATCAGTGATAAAACAGTTTCCAAATGGGAATGTGGAAAGGGATTTCCGGAAGTGTCCCTGTTATTACCTTTATGTAAGGAACTGGACATTACGGTAAATGAACTGTTGTCCGGTGCAAGAGTGTCTGAGGAAGAATATCAAAAGAAAGCGGAGGAAAATATGGTGAATATGATTAAAGAAAGAGAAGAAAACAAGAAGAAATTAATTCCTACAATTATAACGGGTTTAATTGCAACGATATCATTTATTACATTGATCATGGTTGTTGCAGTGTATACAGAGGTGATCGCAGTACCGGTTAAGATATTACTGGTAGTGATCGCATGTGTTATATTTGGTTGTGGACTTATGGTTGCGATGGAAGGTGAGCGCACCATCGGTTATTACAAATGCCGTCATTGCAATGAGTTGTTTGTTCCGACCTTTGGTGCATATACAATGGGAATGCATATGATTTCAACCAGATATTTGAAATGCCCAAAATGTGGAACAAAAACCTGGTGTAAAAAAGTTCTGGCAAAAGAAAATAGAAACATGATGTAA
- a CDS encoding ComEC/Rec2 family competence protein has translation MHRYEMIVHTNDRVKKFSPKSFCIKLKQEPEKACMRVKPEADEDNVMIKSGQENDHMQGNGEIENDHIKLNTGYKYRRRRIDCVHKWRNTVFVWLIFVFVGIAGYCNMSSLRTQENFAKVAAGASCKVRGIIYDRQETTTGWVIQIRAKKVVINVAEETKVAEEAKVAEETKVAEKTKEIEEVGNQLAYSGQMKIVAYMSTSEKPILGQDVVLSGVAALPEHATNPGGFDAADYYKAKKIFMFLKDTSYVETGVKKSELLNTLQGIKERVASVYDQTFEPKAASVLSAMVLGDKRGLDRDTRNMYQLNGIAHILAISGLHIAILGMTLFEWLRKRTGSYRISGCVAMIVVVFYGIMTGLSGSTSRAVIMMGLVMIGKAKGRSADLLTSAGIASIGMAVWNPYVIRDAGFQLSFAAVAGLAVIHPVYVQTFGKKGKLRQAFGVSLSSSLATLPICVFYYYQFPLYGILLNLLVVPLVSCLLMSALVTAGCGIISIKAAELAGIPAHFILILYERLCGLSEKIPFSSINVGHISVRMVLVYYLGLGVVLFILRCYAGEKNSSQSTDENNSAGEEVNKSMRKSLGRDLTKPVRKKSGRCGRYLYGIILVILLTALYEYANLDRSFVTVFLDVGQGDGILIRTEQGTSILIDGGSTSNQRVGEYVLLPAIRYYGMSELDYVFVTHGDADHISGIEYLLNAEHIGVRIRNLVLAKYGDRQGLANIETLAKEKNINVVYMEAGDKIQEKQNPDMAGLTLECLYPSGSTLEAKQVVEREADSIAEAKQVAEREASGITDDKKIAIGLDNAIIANVPGEEATGSGLNANDLSMVLLAKYDGRKILFTGDAGSMVEKRLILEKSILLSETDALKVGHHGSHSASSKGFLQMTKPQYAIISCGKKNHYGHPHEETLMQLQTIGARVYRTDQCGAIILHIQSGKIMLHGYGG, from the coding sequence ATGCACAGATATGAGATGATCGTGCATACGAATGATCGTGTGAAGAAGTTCAGTCCTAAGAGCTTTTGTATAAAGTTGAAACAGGAACCTGAGAAAGCTTGTATGAGGGTAAAACCTGAGGCTGATGAGGATAATGTTATGATAAAGTCCGGACAAGAAAACGATCATATGCAAGGAAATGGTGAGATTGAGAACGATCATATTAAGCTGAACACAGGATATAAGTATAGACGGAGAAGAATCGATTGTGTACATAAGTGGCGTAATACAGTGTTTGTATGGCTGATCTTTGTTTTTGTGGGAATTGCAGGGTATTGCAATATGTCCTCGCTCCGGACACAGGAGAATTTTGCAAAGGTTGCAGCGGGGGCTTCCTGTAAAGTGAGAGGAATTATATATGACAGGCAGGAGACGACTACCGGCTGGGTGATACAGATTCGTGCAAAGAAAGTGGTTATCAATGTAGCCGAAGAGACAAAAGTAGCTGAAGAGGCAAAAGTAGCCGAAGAGACAAAAGTAGCTGAAAAGACAAAAGAAATTGAAGAAGTAGGTAACCAGCTTGCTTATTCGGGACAGATGAAGATAGTCGCATATATGTCAACATCGGAAAAACCGATACTTGGACAAGATGTAGTGCTGTCCGGGGTTGCAGCTTTACCGGAGCATGCGACGAATCCGGGGGGATTTGATGCAGCGGATTATTATAAGGCAAAGAAGATATTTATGTTCTTAAAAGATACTTCTTATGTGGAAACAGGAGTGAAAAAATCTGAACTGTTGAATACCCTGCAGGGGATAAAGGAACGGGTTGCTTCCGTATATGATCAGACATTTGAGCCGAAGGCTGCTTCGGTTCTTTCTGCAATGGTACTAGGTGATAAGCGAGGGCTGGACAGGGATACAAGAAATATGTATCAGCTAAATGGAATTGCACATATTCTTGCGATATCGGGGCTTCATATAGCGATACTTGGTATGACACTTTTTGAATGGCTTCGTAAAAGAACAGGGTCTTATCGTATTTCCGGATGTGTGGCGATGATTGTGGTTGTATTTTATGGAATTATGACAGGACTGTCCGGATCTACCAGCCGGGCGGTGATTATGATGGGACTTGTAATGATCGGAAAAGCAAAAGGACGATCTGCGGATCTTCTGACATCGGCAGGAATTGCAAGTATAGGCATGGCTGTATGGAATCCGTATGTGATCCGGGATGCAGGTTTTCAATTATCCTTTGCTGCTGTTGCAGGATTAGCGGTGATTCATCCGGTATATGTTCAGACGTTCGGGAAAAAGGGGAAGCTGAGGCAGGCATTTGGGGTCAGTCTGTCATCTTCTCTGGCTACCCTTCCAATCTGTGTATTCTATTATTATCAGTTCCCGTTATATGGAATACTTTTAAATCTTCTGGTTGTGCCGTTAGTTTCCTGCTTGTTGATGTCGGCACTTGTAACAGCAGGATGTGGCATTATTTCTATAAAGGCGGCAGAGCTTGCCGGGATACCGGCACATTTCATTCTGATATTGTATGAAAGACTGTGCGGTCTGTCCGAGAAGATTCCATTTAGCAGTATAAATGTAGGGCATATTTCTGTTCGAATGGTTCTCGTTTATTATTTGGGACTTGGAGTGGTTCTTTTTATCTTGAGGTGTTATGCGGGAGAGAAGAATTCCTCTCAGAGTACGGATGAGAACAATTCGGCGGGCGAAGAAGTTAATAAGTCGATGAGAAAATCATTAGGTAGAGACTTGACTAAGCCGGTGAGGAAAAAGTCAGGCAGATGTGGCAGATATTTATATGGAATTATACTTGTTATACTGCTGACAGCGTTATATGAATACGCCAATCTTGATCGTTCATTTGTCACTGTATTTCTGGATGTTGGTCAGGGTGATGGAATTCTGATACGGACGGAGCAGGGAACTTCGATATTGATCGATGGAGGATCTACCAGTAACCAGAGAGTTGGGGAATATGTTCTGCTTCCGGCAATCAGGTATTATGGGATGTCGGAGCTTGATTATGTATTTGTGACGCATGGGGATGCCGATCATATATCAGGCATAGAGTATTTGCTGAATGCCGAACATATCGGTGTACGGATACGGAATCTGGTTCTTGCAAAGTATGGAGATAGACAAGGACTTGCAAATATAGAGACATTGGCAAAAGAGAAGAATATCAATGTTGTATACATGGAAGCAGGGGATAAGATTCAGGAAAAGCAGAATCCGGATATGGCAGGTTTGACTTTGGAATGTCTTTATCCCTCCGGGAGCACTTTGGAAGCTAAACAGGTGGTTGAGCGAGAAGCTGATAGTATAGCGGAAGCAAAACAGGTGGCTGAACGAGAAGCTTCTGGTATAACGGATGATAAGAAGATAGCAATTGGGTTGGATAATGCAATTATAGCGAATGTTCCGGGAGAAGAGGCTACAGGATCCGGTCTGAATGCGAATGATCTGTCAATGGTTCTTCTTGCGAAATATGATGGAAGAAAAATCTTGTTTACAGGAGATGCCGGAAGTATGGTAGAGAAAAGATTGATTTTAGAAAAAAGTATCCTGTTGTCAGAGACAGATGCATTAAAGGTGGGGCATCACGGTTCGCATTCCGCATCTTCCAAAGGTTTCCTTCAGATGACAAAACCGCAATATGCCATTATTAGCTGCGGCAAAAAGAACCATTATGGACATCCACATGAAGAAACTCTGATGCAGCTTCAGACAATTGGCGCAAGGGTTTACCGCACCGATCAATGTGGTGCAATAATTTTACACATACAATCAGGAAAAATTATGCTTCATGGGTATGGGGGATAA
- a CDS encoding GerMN domain-containing protein yields the protein MKTRIFGYRIVIRMVMVFALLFTLTGCGDNKVKDTTGSGLDASEGMDIYTIYYMNGDWTDFVVKRTNIDQLEATENTIDKLMNLLITSTDDKNCQIPVPMGMAYQRYAYDGQGVVTIMFNLDYETAENYQILLCKMAFTNTLCQVEGVDKVSFELSDLIGERELDTSVYSEQSFSTIDGNFLKSDYSVDIYVPDTTGKRLDKKTIVIDAMSYKTSEEQVMENLRNSKEWKSPLGDDIDILDIYVQDRVCYVNYSSSFLTNVEQYDDRILLYSIVDSLVQLSDVDKVVFKVDGKQDLIYGENLDFTKAYTADYSICN from the coding sequence ATGAAGACTAGAATCTTCGGTTATCGAATCGTTATTCGTATGGTCATGGTTTTTGCTTTATTATTTACACTGACAGGGTGTGGAGATAATAAAGTTAAGGATACGACGGGTTCGGGTCTGGATGCCAGTGAAGGCATGGATATATATACTATTTATTATATGAATGGTGACTGGACTGATTTTGTTGTTAAGCGTACGAATATTGACCAGCTTGAAGCAACAGAGAATACGATAGATAAATTAATGAATCTGTTGATAACATCAACAGATGACAAAAATTGCCAGATACCGGTACCAATGGGCATGGCTTATCAGCGCTACGCATATGATGGACAGGGTGTTGTGACGATTATGTTTAATCTGGATTATGAAACTGCTGAGAATTATCAGATCTTGCTGTGCAAGATGGCATTTACAAATACTCTTTGTCAGGTTGAGGGTGTTGATAAAGTATCCTTTGAGTTGTCTGATCTGATCGGAGAGAGGGAACTTGATACGAGTGTCTATTCAGAACAGTCTTTTTCAACCATAGACGGTAATTTTTTGAAGTCTGATTATTCGGTTGATATCTATGTGCCTGATACAACCGGAAAACGCTTGGATAAGAAAACAATTGTGATCGATGCAATGTCCTACAAGACATCGGAAGAGCAGGTGATGGAAAATCTGCGAAACTCAAAGGAGTGGAAAAGTCCGTTAGGAGATGATATAGATATTTTGGACATTTATGTTCAGGATCGTGTCTGCTATGTGAATTACAGCAGTTCTTTTCTGACAAATGTAGAACAGTATGATGACAGGATACTTTTGTATTCTATCGTAGATTCACTGGTTCAGCTTTCGGATGTAGATAAGGTTGTATTCAAGGTAGATGGTAAACAGGATTTGATCTATGGTGAAAATCTTGATTTTACTAAAGCTTATACGGCAGATTATTCAATTTGTAATTAA
- a CDS encoding two-component sensor histidine kinase: MKKDRNDDLKKTNIMIHGKQHIRLQTVLFLIIVLLVFLVAIGMRTVFFNLLVKNEYRDVEKLLRNNSKNLEYLINDINSEAEGTSQTYQGVDTLAYSMSARIIIVNTDYNVIYDSFRLMRDTYIMDNDIHRIMSGDEAEKMVADAASIEYMFPVVNREGYTDDVAVVAVSLKDFNDNKTYLEYRANILICIFLVLGVIAAVVISYTAIRDTREIRRQLLNMKDGFLGQLQKTGLWKETGMVVDNMNGIFAKAQLLEESRQEFVSNVSHELKTPITSMKVLSESILMQENVPVETYREFMNDIVLEIDREAQIISDLLTLVKTDKGSDSLNIERVDINELMEVILKRLTPLAEKRNIEITFESFREVSADIDKVKFTLAISNLIENGIKYNVDGGWIRVSLNADHKNLYIKVADSGVGIPEDCVEHIFERFYRVDKARSRDTGGTGLGLAISKNIIVMHKGIINVYSEPGKGTTFTVRVPMNYVN; encoded by the coding sequence ATGAAAAAAGACAGAAATGATGATTTGAAAAAGACAAATATCATGATACATGGAAAACAGCATATTCGTCTTCAGACAGTGCTCTTTCTGATTATTGTTCTATTGGTGTTCCTTGTCGCGATAGGTATGCGAACTGTTTTTTTCAATTTGCTTGTAAAAAATGAATATCGTGATGTTGAAAAGCTTCTGAGAAATAATTCAAAAAATCTGGAATATCTGATCAATGATATTAATTCAGAAGCCGAGGGCACAAGTCAGACTTATCAGGGAGTAGATACACTTGCGTACAGTATGTCGGCCAGGATCATTATCGTTAATACAGATTATAATGTGATCTATGATAGTTTTCGTTTAATGAGGGATACTTATATCATGGATAATGATATTCACAGAATCATGAGCGGTGATGAGGCGGAAAAGATGGTGGCAGATGCTGCTTCGATCGAGTATATGTTTCCTGTGGTAAATCGGGAAGGCTATACCGATGATGTAGCAGTAGTGGCAGTCAGTCTTAAGGATTTCAATGATAATAAGACATATCTGGAGTATCGTGCGAATATTTTGATTTGTATATTTTTGGTACTTGGAGTGATTGCTGCTGTAGTGATTTCTTATACAGCGATCCGTGACACCAGAGAGATACGCAGACAGCTTTTGAACATGAAGGATGGATTCCTTGGGCAGCTTCAAAAGACCGGTTTATGGAAAGAAACCGGTATGGTCGTGGATAATATGAATGGGATATTTGCAAAAGCTCAGCTTCTGGAGGAATCACGACAGGAATTCGTATCAAATGTATCCCATGAATTGAAGACGCCAATCACATCTATGAAGGTTTTATCCGAGTCCATATTGATGCAGGAGAATGTTCCTGTTGAGACATATCGGGAATTTATGAATGATATTGTGCTTGAGATCGATCGCGAAGCCCAGATCATCAGTGATCTTCTGACTCTTGTAAAAACAGATAAGGGATCAGACAGTCTGAATATTGAACGCGTAGATATTAATGAGTTGATGGAGGTTATTCTGAAAAGATTGACTCCGTTGGCAGAAAAAAGAAATATTGAGATTACATTTGAGAGTTTCCGTGAAGTATCAGCGGATATAGATAAAGTGAAATTCACACTTGCAATATCAAATCTCATCGAGAATGGGATAAAGTATAATGTGGATGGTGGATGGATCAGGGTATCGTTGAATGCAGATCATAAAAATCTGTATATAAAAGTCGCTGATTCAGGTGTTGGTATACCGGAAGATTGTGTAGAGCATATCTTTGAACGTTTTTACAGAGTAGACAAAGCACGAAGCCGAGATACCGGAGGAACAGGATTGGGTCTGGCGATATCCAAGAATATTATCGTTATGCATAAGGGAATTATCAATGTATATAGTGAACCGGGTAAGGGAACTACATTTACGGTTCGTGTTCCGATGAATTATGTCAATTAG